The Phoenix dactylifera cultivar Barhee BC4 chromosome 12, palm_55x_up_171113_PBpolish2nd_filt_p, whole genome shotgun sequence genome has a window encoding:
- the LOC103705070 gene encoding eukaryotic translation initiation factor 3 subunit E-like, with amino-acid sequence MANYDLTSRIAPQLDRHLVFPLLEFLQEHQLYAEDEILKAKIELLSQTNMIDYAMDIHKTLYHTEEVPQEMVDRRVQVVARLKSLEESAAPLISFLQNASLVQELRPDKQYNIQMLNDRFQIGADHIEALYQYAKFQFECGNYSDAAVYLYQYRALCTNSDRSLSALWGKLAAEILMQNWDIALEELNRLKEIIDSKNFASPLNQLQNRIWLMHWSLFIFFNHENGRNGIIDLFFQDRYLNAIQTNAHHLLRYVATAVIINKRRRNMLKELIKVIQQEQHCYRDPITEFLEYLYVNYDFEGAQKKLTECEQVILNDPFLGKHVEDGNLTTVHLRDEFLENARLFIFESYCRIHQCIDISMLAEKLNMSYDEAEMWIMNLVQNSKLEAKIDSASGTVIMRTNHLNVYEQIIENMKNLNVRTYVLAKNILEPAQAAAR; translated from the exons ATGGCGAACTACGACCTCACCTCCCGGATCGCTCCTCAACTCGACCGCCACCTCGTCTTCCCCCTTCTGGAGTTCCTCCAGGAGCACCAGCTCTACGCCGAGGACGAGATCCTCAAGGCCAAGATCGAGCTCCTCAGCCAGACCAACATGATCGACTACGCCATGGACATCCACAAGACCCTCTACCACACTGAAGAGGTCCCCCAAG AGATGGTGGATAGGAGGGTCCAGGTTGTCGCGAGGTTGAAGTCTCTTGAGGAATCGGCGGCGCCGCTGATCTCTTTTCTTCAGAACGCTTCCTTGGTTCAGGAGCTGAGGCCCGATAAACAATACAACATCCAGATGCTCAATGATCGGTTTCAG ATTGGTGCTGATCATATAGAGGCTTTATATCAATATGCTAAGTTTCAATTTGAGTGCGGGAACTACTCTGATGCTGCTGTCTACTTGTATCAATATCGTGCTTTGTGCACTAACAGTGACAGAAGTTTGAGTGCTTTGTGGGGCAAGCTAGCGGCAGAGATTTTAATGCAGAATTGGGATATTGCACTCGAGGAACTTAATCGACTCAAGGAGATTATAGATTCCAAG AATTTTGCTTCACCTTTAAATCAACTGCAGAATAGGATATGGCTGATGCACTGGAGCCTTTTCATCTTCTTTAACCATGAAAACGGGAGAAATGGAATCATTGATCTTTTCTTCCAAGACAG GTATTTGAATGCTATTCAAACAAATGCACATCACCTCTTACGTTATGTTGCAACTGCtgtcattatcaataaaaggagaagaaatatgCTTAAGGAGTTGATCAAAGTCATCCAGCAGGAACAGCACTGTTACAGGGATCCTATTACAGAATTTTTAGAATACTTATATGTCAATTACGATTTTGAAGGTGCACAGAAGAAGCTCACGGAGTGTGAGCAA GTAATACTGAATGATCCCTTTCTTGGAAAACATGTTGAAGATGGTAACCTTACCACTGTACATCTAAGGGATGAGTTTCTTGAAAATGCCCGTCTCTTCATTTTTGAAAGTTACTGCCGCATACATCAGTGCATTGACATCAG CATGCTTGCTGAGAAGTTGAACATGAGTTATGACGAGGCAGAAATGTGGATAATGAATCTTGTTCAAAACTCAAAGCTTGAGGCGAAGATTGATTCAGCATCAGGGACTGTTATCATGCGAACCAATCATCTTAATGT ATATGAACAGATCATTGAAAACATGAAGAACCTTAATGTGCGGACATATGTTTTGGCAAAGAACATTCTGGAACCCGCACAAGCTGCTGCTCGCTAG